Proteins encoded together in one Variovorax paradoxus EPS window:
- a CDS encoding serine hydrolase domain-containing protein has product MTNPRSVGRRMPGSTACPLWMRTLYCAGAFALLLASGCAATTPAPQATFPSASWEATPEAELGPACRRDLDATRDYVRTLDTTALMAVQGGRVLFSQGPVQAVSIVFSVRKSVLSMMYGKYVVNDTIDLDRTLADLGIDDTGGLLPIERQARLRDLLAARSGVYHAAANGGDDAAAAPARGSKAPGSYFLYNNWDFNAAGTAFERLTGRGIYQAFATDLAAPLQLEDFDPARHKRSGNASRSEHLAYPFFLSTRDMARLGYLMLRQGNWRGQQLVPADWVAQITRQTTPAAQMHPAHTARRGFGYGYLWWLLEEPPDSPLVGAYMAWGVHGQYILVVPKRAMVIAHKRQVPVAGNWDVSWVGPTEFLRAARMLAAAPCRAGEEQR; this is encoded by the coding sequence ATGACCAATCCCCGCTCTGTCGGCCGCCGGATGCCAGGCAGCACCGCCTGCCCGCTGTGGATGCGGACGCTGTACTGCGCCGGCGCCTTCGCACTTCTTCTCGCGAGCGGGTGCGCGGCGACAACGCCCGCACCGCAGGCGACATTCCCGAGCGCGTCCTGGGAGGCAACGCCCGAGGCGGAACTCGGGCCGGCCTGTCGCCGCGACCTCGACGCCACTCGCGACTACGTTCGCACGCTGGACACGACCGCCCTCATGGCCGTGCAGGGTGGCCGCGTGCTGTTCAGCCAGGGCCCGGTCCAGGCGGTCAGCATCGTTTTCTCGGTGCGCAAGAGCGTGCTGTCGATGATGTACGGCAAGTACGTGGTGAACGACACCATCGACCTCGACCGCACGCTGGCGGATCTGGGCATCGACGACACGGGTGGCCTGCTGCCCATCGAACGGCAGGCGAGATTGCGCGACCTGCTCGCCGCGCGTTCGGGCGTCTACCACGCGGCCGCCAACGGTGGCGACGATGCGGCCGCCGCACCTGCACGCGGCTCCAAGGCGCCGGGCAGTTACTTCCTCTACAACAACTGGGACTTCAATGCCGCCGGCACCGCCTTCGAGCGCCTGACCGGGCGCGGCATCTATCAGGCCTTCGCGACGGATCTGGCCGCGCCGCTGCAACTGGAAGACTTCGATCCCGCCCGCCACAAGCGCAGCGGCAACGCCAGCCGGTCGGAGCACCTGGCCTATCCCTTCTTCCTGTCCACGCGCGACATGGCGCGCCTGGGCTACCTGATGCTGCGCCAGGGCAACTGGCGCGGGCAGCAACTGGTTCCAGCCGACTGGGTGGCGCAGATCACGCGGCAGACCACGCCGGCCGCGCAGATGCATCCGGCGCACACCGCGCGGCGCGGTTTCGGGTACGGCTACCTTTGGTGGCTGCTCGAAGAACCGCCGGACTCACCGCTGGTCGGTGCCTACATGGCTTGGGGCGTGCACGGCCAGTACATCCTCGTCGTGCCGAAACGGGCGATGGTGATCGCGCACAAGCGCCAGGTGCCGGTGGCCGGCAACTGGGATGTCAGCTGGGTCGGCCCGACCGAGTTTCTGCGCGCCGCGCGCATGCTGGCCGCGGCACCCTGCCGGGCAGGCGAAGAGCAGCGCTGA
- a CDS encoding phosphotransferase, producing MIIITSAAYVDSELQSEFGRLPPAFLPVGNRRLFLRQFAVLHARLPGESIYLSLPESYAIPHRDVRALETEAVQVLRVPDGLSLADSVLFSINTIGRYDEGLRILHGDTLILDLPAAWDCLSVAESADDYNWHADPSPDAAARVWCGYFAFQSAGRLAKCLVAARGSFEKAVSAYDQACYLERVETENWSDFGHVNTFYRSRARITTQRAFNDLAIGDRRVRKTGRPAEKIKAEAGWFEALPSRLRVYAPQLLAYGAVEPDGYSYELEYMCMAPLNELYVHGRNSAAFWSRVFRHLAGWFAACQSAVPMGESERRMAADDSHGMLAEKTRIRMGAHASANGLSLSAPTRLNGRPLPSLAAILERCIDAAARVPLVPGVMHGDLCFSNILFDTRSDCIKVIDPRGLNFEGEPRLLGDLRYDLAKVSHSVLGLYDYIVADAFDIDEGTGLDFHLRIHADEDAAAIQKLFAGLPLLSGMTARHVAPITVMLFLSMLPLHQDTPRRQRAMLANALRLFEQMEH from the coding sequence GTGATCATCATCACGTCCGCCGCCTATGTCGACTCCGAATTGCAATCCGAATTCGGCAGATTGCCTCCGGCTTTTCTTCCCGTCGGCAACCGCCGCCTGTTCCTGCGGCAGTTCGCGGTGCTGCATGCGCGCCTTCCGGGCGAGAGCATCTACCTCTCGCTGCCCGAGAGTTATGCGATCCCTCACCGTGACGTTCGCGCGCTCGAAACCGAAGCGGTGCAGGTGCTGCGGGTGCCGGACGGGCTCTCGCTGGCCGATTCGGTGCTGTTCTCGATCAACACCATCGGCCGGTACGACGAGGGGCTGCGCATCCTCCACGGCGACACGCTCATCCTCGACCTCCCGGCCGCCTGGGACTGCCTCTCTGTCGCGGAGTCGGCCGACGACTACAACTGGCACGCCGACCCGAGCCCCGACGCCGCGGCGCGCGTGTGGTGCGGCTATTTCGCCTTCCAATCGGCGGGCCGGCTCGCCAAGTGCCTGGTCGCCGCGCGCGGGTCGTTCGAAAAAGCCGTGAGTGCCTACGACCAGGCCTGCTATCTGGAGCGCGTCGAGACCGAAAACTGGTCGGACTTCGGTCACGTCAACACCTTCTACCGGTCGCGCGCCCGCATCACCACGCAGCGTGCGTTCAACGACCTCGCCATTGGCGACCGGCGCGTGCGCAAGACCGGCCGGCCCGCCGAAAAGATCAAGGCCGAAGCCGGTTGGTTCGAGGCGCTGCCTTCGCGGCTTCGCGTGTACGCCCCGCAACTGCTGGCGTACGGCGCCGTCGAGCCGGATGGCTACAGCTACGAGTTGGAGTACATGTGCATGGCGCCGCTCAACGAGTTGTATGTGCACGGCCGGAACTCGGCGGCGTTCTGGTCCCGCGTCTTCAGGCACCTGGCCGGCTGGTTCGCGGCCTGCCAGTCGGCCGTGCCCATGGGCGAGAGCGAACGACGAATGGCCGCCGACGACAGCCACGGCATGCTGGCCGAAAAAACCCGCATCCGCATGGGCGCCCATGCGTCGGCCAATGGGCTGAGCCTGTCGGCGCCGACACGCCTGAACGGGCGGCCGCTGCCGTCGCTTGCCGCCATCCTGGAGCGCTGCATCGATGCCGCCGCGCGCGTGCCGCTGGTGCCCGGCGTGATGCACGGCGACCTGTGCTTCAGCAACATCCTGTTCGACACGCGTTCGGACTGCATCAAGGTGATCGACCCGCGCGGCCTCAACTTCGAGGGCGAGCCCCGGTTGCTGGGCGACCTGCGCTACGACCTGGCGAAGGTCTCGCATTCGGTGCTGGGGCTGTACGACTACATCGTTGCCGATGCCTTCGACATCGATGAGGGCACCGGGCTGGACTTTCACCTGCGCATCCACGCCGACGAAGACGCGGCCGCCATCCAGAAGCTGTTTGCCGGCCTGCCGCTGCTGAGCGGCATGACCGCGCGCCATGTCGCGCCGATCACCGTCATGCTGTTCCTGTCGATGCTGCCGCTGCACCAGGACACGCCGCGCCGCCAGCGCGCGATGCTCGCCAATGCATTGCGCCTTTTCGAGCAAATGGAGCACTGA
- a CDS encoding glycosyltransferase family 2 protein, which translates to MFVIPMVGKSRRFTEAGYALPKYRLPLHGETVFFHVVKSFEHYFEDDLFLFVVRRDHDVAGYLKQELKNLGVKEFRIVELDGDTLGQADTVHQGLRQVDAGDALYIFNIDTIRPGFRKSALAAGAQGYLEVFEGEGEHWSFVEPGPDRTVRRTTEKERISNLCSDGLYHFADARVFDEAFEHQRAGKLMNRGEFYIAPCYNALIAKGARVVYELIDRSEVVFCGNPQEYEEAGARKWA; encoded by the coding sequence ATGTTTGTCATTCCAATGGTCGGCAAGAGCCGCCGATTCACCGAGGCCGGCTATGCGCTGCCCAAGTACCGCCTGCCGCTGCACGGCGAAACTGTTTTCTTCCATGTCGTGAAGTCGTTCGAGCACTACTTCGAGGACGACCTGTTCCTGTTCGTGGTGCGACGCGATCACGACGTCGCGGGTTACTTGAAGCAGGAGTTGAAGAACCTGGGCGTCAAGGAGTTCCGTATCGTCGAACTCGACGGCGACACGCTCGGCCAGGCCGACACCGTCCACCAGGGGCTGCGGCAGGTCGACGCCGGCGATGCGCTCTACATCTTCAACATCGACACCATCCGGCCCGGCTTCAGGAAGTCGGCGCTGGCGGCCGGTGCACAGGGGTACCTGGAGGTCTTCGAGGGCGAGGGCGAGCATTGGTCCTTCGTCGAGCCCGGTCCCGACCGCACGGTGCGAAGGACCACGGAAAAAGAGCGCATCTCCAACCTCTGCAGCGACGGCCTCTATCACTTCGCCGATGCGCGGGTCTTCGACGAGGCCTTCGAGCACCAGCGCGCGGGCAAGCTCATGAACCGGGGCGAGTTCTACATCGCGCCTTGCTACAACGCGCTGATCGCCAAGGGCGCGCGCGTGGTCTACGAACTGATCGACCGGAGCGAGGTGGTGTTCTGCGGCAATCCGCAGGAGTACGAGGAGGCAGGGGCAAGGAAATGGGCATGA
- a CDS encoding polyhydroxyalkanoate depolymerase translates to MLYRAYQNQADLLSPLRLAAQYWGKALWKDDTDRTMVRRLAAQFEVFSRMRLTHSRPAYGIDSVMVDGTQVLVHEEKTLVSPFGTLLHFRKDIQAVHPPVLLVAPLSGHFATLLRETVRTLLRDHDVYLTDWHNARDVPLWHGGFSLDDYTLQLIQFLETMGPGAHMVAVCQPCVAALAATALMAEDDNPATPRSLTLMAGPVDCRINPTGVNVLATSKPIEWFRRNLISHVPWPHAGAMRRVYPGFLQLSAFMSMNPERHKKQFQDMFQHLVEGDVEKARTIGTFYDEYLAVNDLPAEFYLETVERVFQTYDLPRGVLTVGDRTVNPAAIRRTALLTVEGERDDICAVGQTVAAQDLCSNIRPYLKTHHLQAGVGHYGVFSGSKWNAQIYPRVRETIHAAAELH, encoded by the coding sequence ATGCTTTACCGGGCCTACCAGAACCAAGCCGACCTTCTCTCGCCCTTGCGGCTCGCGGCGCAGTACTGGGGCAAGGCCCTCTGGAAAGACGACACGGACCGCACCATGGTGCGGCGCCTGGCCGCCCAGTTCGAGGTGTTCTCGCGCATGCGGCTGACCCATTCGCGGCCCGCCTACGGCATCGATTCGGTGATGGTCGATGGCACGCAAGTCCTTGTCCACGAAGAGAAAACGCTGGTCTCGCCTTTCGGAACGCTGTTGCACTTCCGCAAGGACATCCAGGCCGTGCATCCTCCCGTACTGCTGGTCGCACCACTTTCGGGCCACTTCGCGACGCTGCTGCGCGAAACCGTGCGCACCCTGCTGCGCGACCACGACGTGTACCTGACCGACTGGCACAACGCGCGCGATGTGCCGCTGTGGCATGGCGGCTTCAGCCTGGACGACTACACGCTGCAGCTCATCCAGTTCCTCGAGACCATGGGCCCGGGCGCGCACATGGTCGCGGTCTGCCAGCCCTGCGTGGCCGCGCTGGCCGCCACCGCGCTCATGGCCGAAGACGACAACCCCGCCACGCCGCGCAGCCTCACGTTGATGGCCGGGCCGGTCGATTGCCGCATCAACCCCACGGGCGTGAACGTGCTGGCCACCAGCAAGCCCATCGAGTGGTTCCGCCGCAACCTCATCAGCCACGTGCCGTGGCCGCATGCGGGCGCGATGCGGCGCGTGTACCCCGGCTTCCTGCAGCTCTCGGCCTTCATGAGCATGAACCCGGAGCGCCACAAGAAGCAGTTCCAGGACATGTTCCAGCACCTCGTGGAAGGCGACGTCGAGAAGGCCCGCACCATCGGCACCTTCTATGACGAGTACCTTGCGGTGAACGATCTGCCGGCCGAGTTCTACCTGGAGACGGTGGAGCGCGTGTTCCAGACCTACGACCTGCCGCGCGGCGTGCTCACGGTGGGCGACCGCACGGTGAACCCCGCGGCCATCCGCCGCACCGCGCTGCTCACGGTGGAAGGAGAGCGCGACGACATCTGCGCGGTCGGCCAGACCGTCGCCGCGCAAGACCTCTGCAGCAACATCCGGCCGTATCTCAAGACGCATCACCTGCAGGCTGGCGTAGGGCACTACGGGGTGTTCAGCGGCAGCAAGTGGAACGCGCAGATCTATCCACGGGTGCGCGAGACGATTCACGCAGCGGCCGAACTGCATTGA
- a CDS encoding DOPA 4,5-dioxygenase family protein codes for MPRRPENLYPQYHAHVYFAPATVAQARDLCERAGRELMVVVGRVHERLVGPHPHWSCQLAFDAAEFDQVIGWLDANRNGLDIFVHGVTGDDLADHTAHAMWLGEESALDLRMFRR; via the coding sequence ATGCCGCGCCGCCCCGAAAACCTCTACCCCCAGTACCACGCCCACGTTTACTTCGCCCCCGCCACGGTGGCACAAGCGCGTGACCTCTGCGAGCGCGCGGGCCGCGAGTTGATGGTCGTCGTCGGCCGCGTGCACGAGCGGCTCGTGGGCCCGCATCCGCATTGGAGCTGCCAGCTCGCCTTCGACGCGGCCGAGTTCGATCAGGTGATTGGGTGGCTCGATGCCAACCGCAACGGCCTCGACATCTTCGTGCACGGCGTGACGGGCGACGACCTCGCCGACCACACGGCGCATGCGATGTGGCTCGGCGAGGAAAGCGCGCTCGATCTGCGGATGTTCCGGCGCTGA
- a CDS encoding LysR family transcriptional regulator — translation MAALPLRALTLRQLQFFSVLVEEGQFGRAARRLAITQPALSNAIKQMEKLLGAELLTRSTHRLELTPVGAEVLARTDFLVNTFEVALRDIESTVQRGRAFVRVGVIPSASARVAAAVSEFLQQDGQREVELAWRDAPSTTLLAELRSGQLDMAVAAITEPPNGLTCIDLFRDPLVLVVRRDHPLAAAGDANWEAIGKERLVLFESGSMPALGNPARAQFAQGAEPYRVSYSETLYALVRSGQALGLMPRLYTASLRDPELAVVPLLKPRIERRVVLAYLPGPMRNVVAQELIALLRNRLPQAEEPRSRRVTRGHPLDAIRRRR, via the coding sequence ATGGCCGCCTTGCCCCTGCGCGCACTCACGCTGCGCCAGCTGCAGTTCTTCTCGGTGCTGGTGGAAGAGGGCCAATTCGGCCGCGCGGCGCGGCGACTGGCCATCACGCAACCCGCGCTCAGCAATGCCATCAAGCAGATGGAAAAGCTGCTCGGCGCCGAACTGCTCACCCGCTCCACCCACCGCCTCGAACTCACGCCCGTGGGCGCCGAGGTGTTGGCGCGCACGGACTTTCTCGTCAACACCTTCGAGGTGGCGCTGCGCGACATCGAGAGCACCGTGCAGCGCGGCCGCGCCTTCGTGCGCGTTGGCGTGATTCCCTCGGCCAGCGCGCGCGTTGCCGCGGCGGTCAGCGAATTCCTCCAGCAGGATGGGCAGCGCGAGGTCGAACTGGCCTGGCGCGACGCACCCTCGACCACCTTGCTGGCCGAGCTGCGCAGCGGCCAGCTCGACATGGCGGTGGCCGCCATCACCGAGCCGCCGAACGGCCTGACCTGCATCGACCTGTTCCGCGATCCGCTGGTGCTGGTGGTGCGGCGCGACCATCCGCTGGCCGCGGCCGGCGACGCGAACTGGGAGGCCATCGGCAAGGAGCGCCTCGTGCTGTTCGAAAGCGGCAGCATGCCGGCGCTGGGCAACCCAGCGCGCGCGCAGTTCGCGCAGGGCGCCGAGCCCTATCGCGTGAGCTATTCCGAGACGCTCTACGCGCTGGTGCGCAGCGGCCAGGCGCTGGGGCTGATGCCGCGGCTGTACACCGCGTCGCTGCGCGACCCCGAGCTCGCGGTGGTGCCGCTGCTGAAGCCGCGCATCGAGCGTCGCGTGGTGCTGGCCTACCTGCCGGGGCCGATGCGCAACGTTGTGGCGCAGGAGCTCATCGCATTACTGCGTAACCGATTGCCCCAGGCGGAGGAGCCCAGATCGCGCCGCGTAACGCGTGGACACCCGCTCGACGCCATCCGCAGGCGTCGCTAA
- a CDS encoding aspartyl/asparaginyl beta-hydroxylase domain-containing protein, producing the protein MKHSRDVMFARLANFRIDADALRRHFLDHVRQLPSMPYRDNRVDYIGWAVTSRDGTLTDGIRRIPGKQPFVPGTAPTDACSGYLATVMDALHDAGLQPFRARIMQLESEGAEMPLHTDALKETWRLHIPIITNPNCFFEWQRADGSIESVHLPADGSAWLVRVDVNHRAVNRSNEPASRAHLLMGLNPGPEFRMLAEPWLPVFRNEGALAVAG; encoded by the coding sequence ATGAAGCACTCAAGAGATGTCATGTTCGCGAGGCTGGCCAATTTCCGAATCGATGCCGATGCGCTGCGGCGACATTTCCTGGACCACGTCCGCCAGTTGCCGTCGATGCCCTATCGCGACAACCGCGTCGACTACATCGGCTGGGCCGTGACCAGCCGCGACGGCACGCTGACCGACGGCATCCGCCGCATTCCCGGCAAGCAGCCTTTCGTGCCCGGCACTGCCCCGACCGACGCTTGCTCCGGCTACCTTGCCACGGTGATGGATGCCTTGCACGACGCCGGCCTCCAGCCTTTTCGCGCACGCATCATGCAGCTGGAAAGCGAAGGCGCGGAGATGCCGCTGCACACCGACGCACTCAAGGAGACCTGGCGCCTGCACATTCCGATCATCACAAATCCGAACTGCTTCTTCGAATGGCAGCGCGCGGACGGCAGCATCGAGAGCGTGCACCTGCCCGCCGACGGTTCGGCCTGGCTGGTGCGGGTGGATGTGAACCATCGCGCCGTAAACCGCAGCAACGAGCCTGCCAGCCGCGCGCATCTGCTGATGGGCCTGAACCCGGGACCTGAATTCCGGATGCTTGCCGAGCCCTGGCTGCCGGTGTTCCGGAACGAGGGCGCCCTTGCCGTGGCGGGCTGA
- a CDS encoding glutathione S-transferase family protein translates to MAKPVLTISSKNYGAWSLRGWLMCRLAGLDFSEKIIPPDDPAMKAEMLLLSSSMLVPSLQHGGVKVWDTLAIGEYLNEIKPKAGLLPADAAARAHCRAICGEMHSGFASMRGALPMNIKAHFTNFKVWSRAQADIDRIVAIWRECLKAYGGPFLFGKQPGIADAMYAPVVTRFLSYDVALDSTCAAYCKRVMELPAMKEWVTAAKQEPEEIDELDAEF, encoded by the coding sequence ATGGCCAAACCCGTTCTCACCATCAGCAGCAAGAACTACGGCGCGTGGTCGCTGCGCGGCTGGCTGATGTGCAGGCTGGCGGGGCTCGACTTCAGCGAGAAGATCATTCCGCCCGACGACCCGGCCATGAAGGCCGAGATGCTGCTGCTCTCGTCGTCGATGCTCGTGCCCTCGCTGCAGCACGGCGGCGTGAAGGTGTGGGACACGCTGGCCATTGGCGAATATCTCAACGAGATCAAGCCCAAGGCCGGGCTGCTGCCGGCCGATGCGGCGGCCCGCGCGCACTGCCGCGCGATCTGCGGCGAGATGCATTCGGGCTTTGCGTCGATGCGCGGCGCGCTGCCGATGAACATCAAGGCCCACTTCACCAACTTCAAGGTGTGGTCGCGCGCACAGGCCGACATCGACCGGATCGTCGCCATCTGGCGCGAGTGCCTCAAGGCCTACGGCGGGCCGTTCCTGTTCGGCAAGCAGCCGGGCATCGCCGATGCGATGTATGCGCCGGTGGTCACGCGGTTCCTCAGCTACGACGTGGCGCTCGACAGCACATGCGCGGCCTATTGCAAGCGGGTGATGGAGCTGCCGGCGATGAAGGAATGGGTGACTGCGGCGAAGCAGGAGCCTGAAGAGATCGACGAGCTCGACGCGGAGTTCTAG
- a CDS encoding autotransporter outer membrane beta-barrel domain-containing protein, with product MPLLAVALVVAAMGCPADALAATTYEGTLTGVQANDRAGGTGNYSPAYVITPSQGTLHYAFGADDSIDVRGGSGDVYGVLLTAASGSSPVVLDSASGKLNISSANSAPGSASPSVLALSRGISVDGGSLVVNGNASVYAQADSKESIAIGVNVSRGTAIFNGDTLIRTSTPGYSRGLWVYQGQVTFNGDTTIVVSGKRSDNNGVYNSGGGVSSITFNGNLNISSTGQYPSDNVHGIYNDNVNSRLHVTGNLKLTAAANGSTVFGIRNQGVLNIDGDASFTATGSRSALGIANTHRTARMTFGGNVDIAVTSTTGYAPFGNPTGIENRYPGTSSINFGKAVTVKVSAAAEAYAVNNASTLNFNSATDNVALQVASSCSGCNVYGIRNYGGTLKAAGGLSIATSPSGTGKGYAIWNVAADVRDATVTVNAAGGQPVKLQGDLVTGSVTNAGGTKYTGALNVNLDTPDSYLRGSVGGFVDPNTSDTTVFTAGSPNLSFSKGASWIPTGTGTVAADLGSGTLALASGGAIDMAASWGNFSPASTPAHSLRVLDIQSSTNAATVNLGDGATFRILSDVRNGVADSIRFGSGVRGFNATGTQVVNVVYDPALNDTSWVNAATTKTGTVIPASKPIVVIDATAAGGGTARLQAVQGATSSWTYENDLVRFTYAPNVALSADGSQVVLNGLTIAGSGTAAATGTDGAAGIVSGSSGLIASAVGAAGAAASITPSESVKTAAEAGDSLRNLWALRANGIARRTEALRRDTAPEATGIWAEVDGGGFDARTGYARSYSQSYGALSAGVDRRLGDLGGWKSHAGGSVSYINSSAGYERGNGKASAIELAGYGMWVNGLGTYVQIGARTASLENKYASTDSLSRRVTGTYKTQGYEVSAEAGHRFPLPQDAFVEPQVALTASRLAADAHTASNGVAISQEGLDAGSVRVGMLLGKSVRFLELSGDVYLRLSAINYFGDNLAITAAKGGGSLPVETESRNGTGGEVGLGGRFAFLPRRGFVYFEASSLAARGIRRTWTLRSGLRYEWS from the coding sequence GTGCCGTTGCTCGCAGTGGCGCTGGTTGTCGCAGCCATGGGATGCCCCGCTGACGCTCTTGCTGCCACGACCTACGAAGGAACGCTCACCGGCGTGCAGGCCAACGACCGGGCGGGTGGAACCGGCAACTATTCGCCGGCCTACGTCATCACGCCCTCGCAGGGCACGCTGCACTACGCCTTTGGAGCGGACGACAGCATCGACGTGCGAGGGGGCAGCGGCGATGTGTATGGCGTTCTGTTGACAGCGGCTTCCGGCTCGTCGCCCGTGGTGCTCGATTCCGCCAGCGGCAAGTTGAATATCTCCTCGGCCAATAGCGCGCCGGGTTCGGCCTCGCCCTCGGTCCTGGCACTGTCGAGGGGCATCAGCGTCGATGGCGGCAGCCTCGTGGTCAACGGCAATGCGTCCGTGTATGCGCAGGCTGACAGCAAGGAAAGTATTGCCATCGGTGTGAACGTATCTAGGGGTACGGCGATCTTCAATGGCGATACCTTGATACGCACCAGCACGCCGGGCTATTCGCGCGGCCTTTGGGTCTATCAGGGGCAGGTCACGTTCAATGGAGACACCACGATCGTCGTGAGCGGGAAGCGATCGGACAACAACGGGGTCTACAACTCCGGCGGCGGCGTAAGCAGCATCACCTTCAACGGCAACCTGAACATTTCATCCACAGGCCAGTACCCCAGCGACAACGTGCATGGCATCTACAACGACAACGTCAACAGCCGGCTGCATGTGACGGGGAACCTGAAGCTCACCGCCGCCGCCAACGGCTCGACGGTGTTCGGTATCCGCAACCAGGGCGTGCTCAATATCGACGGAGACGCCAGCTTCACGGCCACCGGAAGCCGCTCCGCGCTCGGCATTGCCAACACGCACCGGACGGCCCGGATGACTTTCGGGGGCAACGTGGACATCGCGGTCACCAGCACTACCGGTTACGCCCCTTTCGGAAATCCGACGGGCATCGAAAACAGATACCCGGGCACGTCCTCCATCAACTTCGGCAAAGCCGTCACGGTCAAGGTGTCCGCCGCGGCGGAAGCCTATGCCGTCAACAACGCCAGCACGCTGAATTTCAACTCGGCAACGGACAACGTGGCGTTGCAGGTCGCCTCGTCATGCAGCGGCTGCAATGTCTACGGCATCCGCAATTACGGCGGAACGCTGAAGGCCGCAGGCGGGTTGAGCATTGCGACTTCGCCCAGCGGAACGGGCAAGGGCTACGCCATATGGAACGTGGCCGCGGACGTGCGCGATGCGACGGTCACGGTCAACGCCGCGGGCGGGCAGCCGGTGAAGCTGCAGGGCGACCTGGTGACCGGCAGCGTGACGAACGCTGGCGGCACCAAGTACACCGGCGCATTGAACGTGAACCTGGACACCCCGGACTCGTACCTGCGCGGATCGGTCGGCGGCTTCGTGGACCCGAACACATCGGATACCACGGTCTTTACCGCCGGCTCGCCCAATCTGTCGTTTTCCAAGGGCGCCTCGTGGATTCCCACCGGTACGGGGACCGTGGCCGCCGACCTGGGCTCGGGCACCCTGGCCCTGGCCAGCGGCGGTGCGATCGACATGGCCGCGAGCTGGGGGAACTTCAGTCCGGCGAGCACGCCGGCCCACTCGCTGCGCGTGCTCGACATCCAGAGTTCGACGAATGCGGCGACCGTCAACCTGGGGGACGGCGCCACCTTTCGCATCCTCAGCGATGTGCGCAACGGCGTGGCCGACAGTATTCGGTTCGGCAGCGGCGTGAGGGGCTTCAACGCGACCGGAACGCAGGTGGTCAACGTGGTGTACGACCCCGCGCTCAACGACACGAGCTGGGTCAACGCCGCGACGACGAAGACCGGTACGGTGATCCCGGCAAGCAAACCCATCGTCGTGATCGACGCCACGGCGGCCGGCGGCGGCACGGCGCGGCTGCAGGCCGTCCAGGGCGCAACGAGCTCGTGGACCTACGAGAACGACCTGGTGCGCTTTACCTACGCGCCCAATGTGGCGCTCAGCGCGGACGGCAGCCAGGTCGTGCTGAACGGCTTGACCATCGCGGGTTCGGGCACGGCCGCGGCGACCGGCACCGATGGAGCGGCCGGCATCGTGAGCGGCAGTTCAGGGTTGATCGCAAGCGCGGTCGGTGCTGCCGGTGCTGCGGCGAGCATCACACCCTCGGAGTCCGTGAAGACCGCCGCCGAGGCCGGCGACAGCCTTCGCAATCTCTGGGCGCTGCGCGCCAACGGCATCGCGCGCCGGACCGAGGCGCTGCGTCGCGACACAGCCCCCGAAGCCACCGGCATCTGGGCCGAAGTGGACGGCGGCGGCTTCGATGCGCGCACGGGCTACGCGAGGTCGTACAGCCAGAGCTATGGCGCCCTGTCCGCCGGCGTCGACCGGCGCCTGGGCGACCTCGGCGGCTGGAAAAGCCATGCCGGCGGCTCCGTGAGCTACATCAATTCGAGCGCCGGCTATGAGCGTGGAAACGGCAAGGCCTCCGCGATCGAACTCGCCGGCTACGGCATGTGGGTCAACGGCCTCGGCACCTATGTGCAGATCGGCGCACGCACTGCGTCGCTGGAGAACAAGTACGCGTCCACCGATTCGCTTTCGCGGCGCGTCACCGGCACCTACAAAACCCAGGGCTACGAGGTCAGTGCCGAAGCCGGGCATCGCTTTCCGCTGCCGCAAGACGCCTTCGTGGAGCCGCAGGTCGCGCTGACCGCCAGCCGCCTGGCGGCCGACGCGCACACCGCAAGCAACGGCGTTGCCATCAGCCAGGAGGGCCTCGACGCGGGCTCGGTCAGGGTCGGCATGCTGCTGGGCAAGTCGGTGCGCTTTCTCGAGCTGAGCGGCGACGTGTATCTCAGGCTCTCGGCGATCAACTACTTCGGCGACAACCTGGCGATCACGGCGGCCAAGGGCGGCGGCAGCCTTCCCGTCGAGACCGAAAGCCGCAACGGCACCGGCGGCGAAGTCGGGCTGGGCGGCCGCTTTGCCTTTCTGCCGCGCCGGGGCTTTGTCTACTTCGAGGCGTCCAGCCTCGCGGCCAGGGGCATCCGGCGGACGTGGACCCTGCGCTCGGGTCTTCGCTACGAGTGGTCCTGA